The DNA region CCAGCAGAACACTGGTTAACATCAATTAATCTCTCTTTAAGTTTTAATTCTTTTCAAAGCTTCGTAAAGTTTGGGAACTAGAAAAGTCAACCATAaacgcaccccccacccccgcgcccCAGAATTTGTAATTTTCTGGGCAAAATTTCCTCTTCAGGGCCAGGGCCTTTGTTGCCCGTGGCAGCATCCACCTGCCTGGCCGCGGACCCCACGCCCCAGCCGCAGGCCCTTACCCGAGGCAGGCCGCTCCACGTCCCCACCCCGCCTCGTTTGCGGAACAGGGATAACAATAACCTCAGCGGGTTTTTCCCCCGTGGGGTTGCGAGAGAAATGCACGGCGTTTGGCATACATTCAGCATCCAGCTTGGCAGCTCCCGGCGGCATCTTCATCGTCCTGGGCGAGGTGGGCCGGGCCGCGCTGGGCGGACCGGCGCTAGGGGAGGGTCGGGGGACAGGGGCCGGGCGGGCGCGGCTCACCCACCTGCAGGCGGACGTTGAGCATCATGGAAGCCACGATGTAGAGGTAGGGGAAGTTGATGCGCAACCGCCAGGCCAGGTCGAAAAAGATGAGCAGCGTGCGGGTCAGCCCCTTGCAGAAGACCCCATAGGAGCGGGCGGCGGCCGAGCGCGACAGCCGGACAGCCAGGCCCGACAGAGCCGCCGCCATATAGACCggcgcccgccgcccgcccgccgcgCACCGACCGGCCGCGGACCCGGCCCTCCCGGCGCTCCGaagcccgcccgcccgccctctGGGCGCCGCGACGCCTCCGGGCCTCTGCCCCGGCCGCTGGCCCGCTCTGAGGGAGCGAAGGAGGCGGCGGTGAGGCGGGCGGGCGGGCCGCGGGGAAGGGAGTCCACGGGGAGGGGAATCAGCACGTCATGCTCGGGAAAGCGCCTCTGCGAGCCAGGGCCAGGTCCCACCCCGGCCGCGCAACCTGACGTCACAATGCCCGCGCCGCGCCTGCgtgccccggccccgccccccgaGGCtccgcccaggccccgcccccgcttACCTTCCCCAGGTGAGAAGCGCATGCGTGGACTAGGTGGCGCGAAGAGGCAGGCTGATGCGCTGTGTTCGTCCGCCCCCTAGTGGAGGAGCTGAGGAGCTGAACAGTGGGTTTAGGGTGGCACAACGACGTGAATGTACTTGATGTTGCTgaactttaaaattattagaaTAGTAAAGTTTGTGTTatgtgaaaaaagtaaaaaaggaaaacttggaGCCAGCAGGCAGAACTTACTCCTCGTGTAGATTATAGTGTCAACTTACATATAGTTTAATCTTTTAATAATTATGATATTAATTATAAAGCCTctgatgtaaaaattaaaaatattgaaatttttaaaacttctagggcttccctggtggttcagtggttgagagtctgcctgccgatgcaggggacacgggttcgtgcctcggtccgggaagatcccacatgccagggagcggctgggcccgtgagccatggccgctgagcctgcgcgtccggagcctgtgctccaatacgggagaggccacagcagtgagaggcccgcgtaccacaaagaaaaaacttCTAGTGTTCTGTGGTtttaaggggatttttttttacagtgagtTTTTACATTCCTGCTTAAGCATATAGATTTCTATTAAAGATTTGTGGGCCGTGTTTGTGTTTCTCGTTTCAGACACAGTATTTCATGTCATTACTCAAGCCCACCCAAGAGAAAGTCTGGGAATTTAGTTCAGGTGGGAAAAAAGTTTCACTGGTTAAATGAAAAACAAGTCAAGTCCTTTAGGAAAGAGACAATGGAAAGCAACAGTGTAAGAtggatttaaatgtatttaaatttaaaaaccctTTGTCCCCAAATGgatttgtgatgataattgttttaaaaaatcatttaaggggcttccctggtggcgcagtggttaagaatccacctgccagtgcgggggacacgggttcgagccctggtccaagaagatcccacatgccgcagagcaactaagcccgtgtgccacaactactgagcctgcgcacctagagccagtgctccacaacaagagaagccaccacaataagaagcacGCCCACGgcaacgaagcgtagcccccgctcactgcaactagagaaagcctgcgtgcaggaacgaagaccaaacgcagccaaaaaataaataaataaaaagtaaaataaaaaataaaaatttaaaaatcatttaagagaattcccttgcggtccagtggttaggactccatgcttccactgcaaggggagcgggttcgatccctggtaagggaactaagatcccacaagcctcccggtgctgccaaaaaaaaaaatcatttaaaatttctctaCCACAAAATGAATTCatattcagaatcttttttttttttttttttttttttgcggtacgcgggcctctcactgttgtggcctctcccgttgcggagcacaggctccagacacgcaggctcagcagccatggc from Mesoplodon densirostris isolate mMesDen1 chromosome 16, mMesDen1 primary haplotype, whole genome shotgun sequence includes:
- the LOC132476813 gene encoding salivary gland specific protein SAGSIN1 encodes the protein MAAALSGLAVRLSRSAAARSYGVFCKGLTRTLLIFFDLAWRLRINFPYLYIVASMMLNVRLQVHIEIH